From one Geoalkalibacter halelectricus genomic stretch:
- a CDS encoding two-component system response regulator, protein MIANHSHILLVNSEAEIRATLRALLEDAGHAKISEGSCGLSASRVLRNVAVDLLITDIEMPDLDGWRLARLLRSGVFKCKSDIPIIVVAKTWCERIAETTAREFGVNAMVALDHHWQLPQVVRNCLVMPGEAFRNPSVLVVEDTPDTAQIAQRVLSRRFDVEIAEDGPSGLAAWMARRHDLVLLDTMLPGMSGPQVLREIMKIDRSQAVVAMTAFSSVELAEELMLQGAADFIAKPFMADQLRRVCELAVRREDYLVSNSQFAARVDALKQSTEAYRIISEAHQRLLANLRTVVIELDQDGKICFLNQAWTELTGFTLEESLHQPLALFLPSSEEERTNWFEPLLSGKIHQLQGEMCLRDNQGGILWVDCRLDASTSEAGKRSIFGCLDDISEHKSIQKQLAFLSMHDQVTGLYNRHYFEGALRRLAVRSARDKSKHALLCLDIDHFKVINDNFGHQQGDLILREIGASLLGRLRQSDVLCRLGGDEYAILIPHADQAQALMVAAEVAQVIQQHPLTLSDRQSFELSCSIGISEINGHGATPEDYLKQADMALYAAKRQGRNRIRVYDPMDRENDALSLSLNWASRLRHAIENDRLLLHFQPILHIASGKITHYEALVRLDVPGQGIAKPGEFIPALERAGEMTLLDHAVIKLAVRHLKNHPRLRRIAVNLSAQSFNDGDLVPLIEEQLRAQKVDPRRLMFELTENAGISNISATQRMIAQIKQLGCDFALDDFGTGFSTFGFLKQFPADFIKVDGSFIRHLDRDPIDQVLVKSICEVATNLGKQTIAEFVHNDVVLNLVTQLGIDYAQGFHIGQPQPVEDLQLP, encoded by the coding sequence TTGATCGCAAATCACAGTCATATACTTCTGGTCAACAGCGAAGCGGAAATCCGTGCCACCTTGCGCGCCCTGCTGGAAGATGCCGGGCATGCCAAGATCTCCGAAGGTTCCTGCGGTCTGAGCGCCTCGCGCGTTCTGCGCAATGTCGCCGTCGACCTGCTCATCACCGACATTGAAATGCCCGACCTCGATGGTTGGCGACTGGCGCGCCTGCTGCGCAGCGGGGTTTTCAAATGCAAGAGTGATATCCCCATTATCGTCGTCGCCAAGACCTGGTGCGAGCGCATCGCTGAAACCACCGCTCGTGAATTCGGCGTCAACGCCATGGTGGCCCTGGATCATCATTGGCAATTGCCTCAGGTAGTACGCAACTGCCTGGTAATGCCCGGGGAGGCCTTTCGCAATCCAAGCGTGCTGGTGGTGGAGGACACCCCTGATACGGCCCAGATCGCCCAGCGCGTTCTGAGTCGTCGCTTCGACGTGGAGATCGCCGAGGACGGCCCCTCGGGCCTGGCCGCGTGGATGGCGCGCCGCCATGACCTCGTACTCCTCGACACCATGCTGCCTGGCATGTCCGGTCCCCAGGTTCTCCGCGAGATCATGAAGATCGACCGCTCCCAGGCGGTTGTTGCCATGACCGCCTTCAGCAGCGTTGAGCTGGCCGAGGAGCTGATGCTGCAGGGCGCGGCCGACTTCATCGCCAAGCCCTTCATGGCCGATCAGTTGCGCCGCGTTTGCGAATTGGCGGTGCGCCGCGAGGACTATCTGGTCAGCAACAGCCAATTTGCCGCGCGCGTGGATGCACTCAAGCAAAGCACCGAGGCTTACCGAATAATTTCCGAGGCCCACCAGCGCCTGCTGGCGAATCTGCGCACCGTGGTCATCGAGCTCGATCAGGATGGCAAGATCTGCTTCCTCAACCAGGCCTGGACTGAGTTGACGGGCTTTACCCTGGAAGAATCCCTGCATCAGCCCCTGGCATTGTTTCTGCCTTCGTCGGAAGAGGAGCGCACCAATTGGTTCGAACCCCTGCTGTCCGGAAAAATTCATCAGCTTCAGGGAGAGATGTGCCTGCGTGACAACCAGGGCGGCATCCTCTGGGTTGACTGCCGGCTCGACGCCAGTACCTCCGAGGCAGGTAAACGCTCGATTTTCGGTTGTCTGGACGATATTTCCGAACACAAGAGCATTCAGAAGCAGCTGGCCTTTCTGAGCATGCACGACCAGGTGACAGGCCTCTATAACCGCCATTACTTCGAAGGTGCCCTGCGCCGTCTGGCCGTGCGCAGTGCGCGGGACAAGAGCAAGCATGCCCTGCTCTGTCTGGATATCGATCACTTCAAGGTCATCAACGATAATTTCGGCCATCAACAGGGGGATCTGATCCTGCGTGAAATCGGCGCTTCCCTGCTGGGCAGGCTGCGCCAATCCGATGTTCTGTGCAGGCTGGGAGGAGACGAATACGCCATATTGATTCCCCATGCCGATCAGGCCCAGGCTTTGATGGTGGCCGCGGAAGTAGCGCAGGTCATTCAGCAGCATCCCCTCACACTCAGCGATCGGCAATCCTTCGAATTGAGCTGCAGCATCGGCATCAGCGAGATCAACGGACATGGAGCAACCCCGGAGGATTATCTCAAGCAGGCCGACATGGCTCTCTATGCCGCCAAGCGCCAGGGTCGCAACCGCATCAGGGTTTACGACCCCATGGATCGTGAAAATGACGCCTTGAGTCTGAGCCTCAACTGGGCATCGCGGCTGCGTCACGCCATTGAAAACGACCGCTTGCTGCTTCACTTTCAACCCATCCTGCACATCGCCAGCGGAAAAATCACCCACTACGAAGCCCTGGTGCGCCTCGACGTTCCCGGACAAGGCATCGCCAAACCAGGAGAATTCATCCCCGCCCTGGAACGCGCCGGTGAAATGACCCTACTTGATCACGCGGTTATCAAACTGGCCGTGCGCCATCTCAAGAATCATCCGCGGCTGCGACGCATCGCCGTCAATCTCTCCGCCCAATCCTTTAACGACGGCGACCTGGTGCCCCTGATCGAAGAACAATTGCGGGCGCAAAAGGTTGATCCACGGCGGCTGATGTTCGAATTGACCGAGAATGCGGGCATCTCCAACATCAGCGCCACCCAGCGCATGATCGCTCAGATCAAGCAGTTGGGGTGCGATTTTGCCCTGGATGATTTCGGTACGGGCTTCAGCACTTTTGGTTTTCTCAAGCAGTTCCCCGCCGATTTTATCAAGGTGGATGGAAGCTTCATCCGGCACCTGGATCGCGACCCCATCGACCAGGTATTGGTCAAATCCATTTGTGAGGTCGCGACCAACCTCGGCAAACAAACCATCGCCGAGTTCGTACACAACGATGTGGTACTGAACCTGGTGACCCAACTGGGCATCGACTATGCCCAAGGCTTTCACATCGGACAGCCTCAACCGGTTGAGGACTTGCAGCTTCCTTGA
- a CDS encoding DUF389 domain-containing protein, which yields MSSSLMLLYDPAREQEALEKVVPLFAHHELQTYPYVLKNIPDWGEEHKVLTYLGDEDLVEILPVAAERGWHLGLLPHPDMEHARVGYGVAEKLADAAEDILAEPPERQVDLLYCNGRPVLRSVVLGEVFSLRPAAEVEALSVRFLSFWQRLRKLGKLRPQRYEILTQQENQLNTAALGMVAVEHSGNSVLAKSLLPDTKINDGHLHLLVLAPRSLMEMLRFFLGALFFANRKHNRLAPFIGHIRTAWLKISSDQPMEYIHDEAWLSCQELVFEVASRVLRLIPGRNLDIDDAGQREKEVFRVQALPAGEATRELIAKPLPILSHAATEEFRDLYEHLWDNARPASHYLTLTVLSALLATIGLFADSSPVIIGAMILAPTMAPIISLSMAVARQDIALLGASLRTLGIGIALAMGFAAVVGWLMPLREVTTEIAARLSPTLLDLGVAVISGIAGAYAHAREHVAKSLAGVAIAVALVPPLAVAGIGIGWMDPEVLWGALLLFLTNLSGIVLMGSLTFLVLGFAPFRRARRGLLISLLLVGLVCIPLGLGFARMQEEQAIIRALEGMEVKQVLIRDVRVRRGEPLYLSMRLISTTSVDDASMEDIKHAIEERIGRRAVVEAAIGVRR from the coding sequence ATGTCTTCCTCCCTGATGCTTCTCTATGATCCTGCCCGCGAGCAGGAAGCGCTGGAAAAGGTTGTTCCTCTCTTTGCGCACCACGAACTACAAACCTACCCCTATGTTCTGAAAAACATTCCGGATTGGGGCGAAGAACACAAAGTACTTACCTATCTGGGCGACGAGGATCTGGTCGAGATTTTGCCGGTGGCCGCCGAACGGGGGTGGCATTTGGGGCTGTTGCCTCATCCGGACATGGAGCATGCGCGGGTCGGCTACGGGGTTGCGGAAAAACTCGCGGATGCTGCTGAGGATATCCTGGCCGAGCCCCCCGAGCGACAGGTGGATTTGCTCTACTGCAACGGTCGCCCCGTGTTGCGGTCGGTCGTTTTGGGCGAGGTTTTCAGCTTGCGACCCGCAGCCGAGGTTGAGGCGCTGAGCGTGCGGTTTTTGAGCTTTTGGCAACGCCTGCGCAAGCTGGGCAAGCTGCGCCCGCAGCGCTATGAGATCCTCACCCAACAGGAAAATCAGCTCAACACCGCCGCCCTCGGCATGGTGGCGGTCGAGCACTCAGGCAATTCGGTGCTTGCCAAAAGTCTGTTGCCCGACACGAAGATAAATGACGGCCATCTGCACCTGTTGGTTCTTGCGCCGCGCAGCCTGATGGAGATGCTGCGTTTTTTTCTCGGGGCTCTGTTTTTCGCCAATCGAAAACATAATCGTCTGGCGCCCTTTATCGGTCATATCCGTACGGCTTGGCTGAAGATTTCCAGCGACCAACCCATGGAATACATTCACGACGAGGCCTGGTTGAGCTGTCAGGAGCTGGTCTTCGAGGTAGCCTCCCGGGTATTGCGCCTGATCCCGGGACGGAATTTGGATATCGACGATGCCGGTCAGCGCGAAAAGGAGGTCTTTCGCGTGCAGGCCTTGCCGGCGGGCGAAGCGACCAGGGAACTGATCGCCAAACCCCTGCCGATTCTTTCCCATGCCGCTACCGAGGAGTTTCGCGATCTTTACGAGCATCTCTGGGATAATGCCCGGCCGGCCTCCCATTACCTGACCCTGACGGTGCTCTCGGCCTTGCTGGCGACCATCGGATTGTTCGCCGACAGCTCGCCGGTCATCATCGGAGCGATGATTCTGGCGCCGACCATGGCGCCGATCATTTCCCTGTCCATGGCCGTTGCGCGTCAAGACATCGCGCTGCTCGGTGCAAGTCTGCGCACCCTGGGAATAGGGATTGCGCTGGCCATGGGATTTGCGGCGGTGGTCGGGTGGCTGATGCCGCTACGGGAGGTGACGACAGAAATCGCGGCGCGTTTGAGTCCCACCTTGCTTGATCTGGGCGTGGCGGTCATCTCGGGCATTGCCGGAGCCTACGCGCACGCGCGCGAGCATGTGGCGAAGAGTCTTGCTGGAGTGGCCATTGCCGTGGCCCTGGTGCCGCCCTTGGCGGTCGCGGGCATCGGTATCGGCTGGATGGATCCGGAGGTGCTCTGGGGGGCATTGCTGCTGTTTTTGACCAACCTTTCGGGCATCGTGCTCATGGGTAGCCTGACGTTCCTGGTCCTGGGTTTCGCACCCTTTCGCCGTGCGCGCCGCGGCCTGCTGATTTCCCTGCTCCTGGTCGGGCTGGTCTGCATTCCCCTGGGGTTGGGGTTTGCGCGCATGCAGGAAGAACAGGCCATCATCCGCGCCCTTGAAGGCATGGAGGTCAAGCAGGTGTTGATCCGCGATGTGCGGGTGCGCAGGGGCGAGCCCTTGTATTTATCTATGCGGCTGATTTCCACGACCTCCGTCGATGATGCATCCATGGAAGACATCAAACACGCCATTGAGGAGCGTATCGGACGGCGGGCCGTGGTGGAGGCGGCCATCGGGGTCAGGCGCTGA
- a CDS encoding radical SAM protein — protein sequence MGATPREFAPTYLDLLRSGALAERVRQARQMLGQCTLCPRRCRVNRLQGEQGACKSGALARICSYGPHPGEERPLSGWNGSGTIFFAYCNLHCVFCQNWEISQKGEGHEVTAEALAAIMLGLQDRGCHNINLVTPSHVVAPILEAVNLAAAQGLRLPLVYNSGGYDCLESLHLLDGVIDIYLPDMKFADSATARPFVKVSDYAEVNRAAVKEMHRQVGDLMLSEAGIARRGLLVRHLVLPDSLAGTDRILAFLARDISPRTYINLMDQYRPCFLAADYPPLDCRVSRAEMRAAILTAGKLGLHHLDQG from the coding sequence ATGGGTGCGACACCAAGGGAATTTGCCCCCACCTACCTGGATCTGTTGAGAAGCGGCGCGCTTGCCGAGCGTGTTCGCCAGGCGCGCCAGATGCTGGGACAATGCACCCTGTGTCCCCGCCGCTGCCGGGTCAATCGCCTGCAAGGCGAACAGGGCGCGTGCAAATCCGGAGCTTTGGCCCGGATATGCAGCTACGGTCCGCACCCTGGCGAAGAGCGACCGCTTTCGGGTTGGAACGGATCGGGCACCATTTTCTTTGCCTATTGCAACCTGCACTGCGTTTTTTGCCAGAATTGGGAGATCAGTCAAAAAGGTGAAGGGCATGAGGTCACCGCCGAGGCGTTGGCGGCCATCATGCTTGGATTACAGGACCGCGGCTGCCACAACATCAACCTGGTTACGCCCAGCCATGTGGTTGCCCCTATTCTCGAGGCGGTGAATCTGGCTGCCGCGCAAGGTCTGCGCCTGCCTCTGGTCTACAACAGCGGCGGCTACGACTGCCTGGAATCGCTGCACCTGCTTGACGGGGTGATTGACATTTACCTGCCCGATATGAAATTCGCCGATTCCGCCACCGCCCGGCCTTTTGTCAAGGTTTCCGACTATGCAGAAGTCAATCGCGCGGCGGTGAAGGAAATGCACCGGCAGGTCGGGGATCTGATGCTGAGCGAGGCCGGCATCGCGCGGCGCGGACTGTTGGTGCGCCACCTCGTGCTCCCCGACAGCCTGGCCGGCACCGACCGTATTCTCGCCTTCCTTGCCCGGGACATTTCACCGCGCACCTATATCAACCTCATGGACCAGTATCGCCCCTGTTTCCTCGCCGCGGACTACCCTCCCCTGGATTGTCGGGTGTCGCGCGCGGAAATGCGCGCCGCCATCCTGACCGCCGGAAAATTAGGTCTCCACCATCTTGATCAAGGCTGA
- a CDS encoding radical SAM protein yields the protein MYYYFDYEEPVFRPPSEAQSLILQATIGCSQNNCGFCGMYKMKRFRVRPRAEILAEVHSIPRHHRAYIQRVFLADGDALVAPQSDLTAILDELAATLPNLTRVGIYASPNSLTTKSQAELEILREKKLRILYFGLESGDDATLALARKGFTAGQMLELCRKAQAAGLKLSVTAVLGLAGQERSEAHALATAEWINALSPEYFSLLTMFRRHNDAYFSAITPLRNGQIIEEALTLVRHLHPRRTILRSNHISNSLNLAGSYPKDREKIIAQAETALLEGKRHPDWWNEIPDYGEAYY from the coding sequence ATGTATTATTATTTTGATTACGAAGAACCTGTGTTTCGCCCCCCCTCCGAAGCTCAGTCGCTGATTCTGCAGGCCACCATCGGCTGCTCGCAGAACAACTGCGGGTTTTGCGGAATGTACAAGATGAAGCGCTTTCGAGTGCGGCCGCGCGCCGAAATCCTGGCCGAGGTTCACTCCATCCCCCGCCACCACCGCGCCTACATTCAGCGCGTGTTTCTCGCCGACGGCGATGCCCTGGTGGCGCCGCAGAGCGACCTGACGGCCATCCTCGATGAGCTTGCCGCGACCCTGCCCAACCTGACCCGCGTGGGCATTTACGCCTCGCCCAACAGCCTGACGACCAAATCCCAGGCCGAACTGGAGATATTGCGCGAGAAGAAGCTGCGCATCCTTTATTTCGGCCTGGAAAGCGGCGATGACGCCACGCTGGCGCTCGCCCGCAAGGGTTTCACCGCAGGGCAAATGTTGGAACTGTGCCGCAAGGCGCAGGCCGCGGGCCTGAAACTTTCGGTGACGGCGGTGCTGGGGTTGGCGGGACAAGAACGCAGCGAGGCGCATGCCTTGGCCACCGCCGAGTGGATCAACGCCTTGTCTCCCGAATATTTTTCTCTGCTGACCATGTTTCGCCGCCACAACGATGCCTATTTTTCCGCCATCACCCCCCTGAGAAACGGCCAGATCATTGAGGAAGCGCTCACCCTGGTGCGGCATCTGCATCCCCGACGCACCATTTTGCGCTCCAACCACATTTCCAACAGCCTCAATCTGGCAGGCAGCTACCCTAAGGATCGCGAAAAAATCATTGCCCAGGCCGAAACGGCACTGCTGGAAGGCAAACGACATCCCGACTGGTGGAACGAAATTCCCGATTACGGCGAGGCCTACTACTGA
- a CDS encoding DUF3014 domain-containing protein, protein MKKPLIALVAVVLVAVAGFFYWQGTRHRDPEPPPRVETPPQPLPPREEPAVRYPVPDIPVPVVEEPAPEPPAPPRPLPALAESDAEMREQLARFFPGQELGELFVLNNLIQRIVVTVDTLPQKELPVRLLPTRPMPGTFMVEGPESQKIISPQNQRRYNTFVRLVNAVDSRQAVSVYVRLYPLFQQAYRQLGHPGYFNDRLVAVIDHLLATPQVSEPIEVKQHVVRYRFVDPELEALSAGQKIMLRVGPDNARILKTKLREIRELVTTLPN, encoded by the coding sequence ATGAAAAAACCCCTGATTGCCTTGGTTGCCGTGGTTCTCGTCGCCGTTGCCGGTTTTTTCTATTGGCAGGGCACGCGCCACCGTGACCCCGAGCCGCCACCCCGCGTGGAGACCCCTCCTCAACCCCTGCCGCCGCGCGAGGAACCGGCCGTACGCTACCCGGTGCCCGACATCCCTGTCCCCGTGGTGGAGGAGCCCGCGCCTGAACCGCCCGCGCCTCCGCGTCCCCTTCCCGCCCTTGCCGAAAGCGACGCGGAGATGCGTGAACAACTGGCGCGATTTTTTCCTGGCCAGGAGTTGGGCGAACTCTTTGTTCTCAACAACCTGATTCAGCGCATCGTGGTCACCGTCGACACCCTGCCGCAGAAGGAACTTCCGGTGCGCCTGCTGCCCACGCGACCCATGCCCGGCACCTTCATGGTCGAGGGCCCCGAATCCCAAAAAATCATCAGCCCTCAGAACCAGCGGCGCTACAACACTTTCGTGCGCCTGGTCAACGCCGTGGACAGCCGTCAAGCCGTGTCCGTCTATGTGCGTCTTTATCCATTGTTTCAGCAGGCCTATCGCCAGTTGGGCCACCCGGGCTATTTCAACGATCGGCTGGTCGCGGTCATCGATCATCTGCTGGCCACCCCGCAGGTAAGCGAACCAATTGAGGTCAAGCAGCACGTGGTTCGCTACCGGTTCGTCGATCCTGAGCTTGAAGCCCTCTCCGCCGGGCAAAAAATCATGCTTCGCGTCGGGCCGGACAATGCCCGCATACTCAAGACCAAACTGCGCGAAATCCGTGAGCTGGTCACCACTCTGCCCAACTAG
- a CDS encoding homocysteine synthase: protein MSEERKTGLGTKALHAGQIADPTTGARAVPIYQTSSYAFASSEHAANLFALKEMGNIYTRIMNPTSDVLEKRLAELDGGVGALALSSGSAAITLAILNIARAGDNIVSTSFLYGGTYNLFRHTLARMGIQVKFVDSSNPNNVAEAIDDDTKAVFLESIGNPKNNVDDFRAIADIAHGRGVPLIVDNTVTTPMLFRPIEHGADIVCYSLTKFIGGHGTSIGGAVVDSGRFDWSSGRFAEFTTPDPSYHGLLYHEALGNLAYILKMRLTLLRDMGPCLSPFNSFLFLQGLETLHVRMPRHCENALGVARFLEKHPQVSWVNYPGLESHPDYARAQSYLPKGQGAILGFGIKGGAGAGAKFIDSVKLASHLANIGDAKTLVIHPASTTHQQLSAEAQSAAGVTPDFVRVSVGLEDLDDILADLDQALRAAG, encoded by the coding sequence ATGAGCGAAGAGAGAAAAACCGGTCTTGGCACCAAAGCTTTGCACGCCGGCCAAATTGCCGATCCCACCACCGGCGCGCGCGCCGTTCCCATCTATCAGACCTCGTCTTACGCCTTCGCCTCCTCCGAGCACGCCGCCAATCTCTTCGCGCTCAAGGAAATGGGCAACATCTATACCCGCATCATGAATCCGACCAGCGACGTTCTGGAAAAGCGCCTGGCGGAGCTTGACGGCGGCGTGGGCGCCCTGGCCCTGTCCTCCGGGTCCGCCGCCATCACCCTGGCGATCCTCAATATCGCTCGTGCCGGCGACAACATCGTTTCGACCAGCTTTCTCTACGGCGGAACCTACAACCTGTTTCGCCACACCCTGGCACGCATGGGCATCCAGGTCAAATTCGTCGATTCCTCCAACCCGAACAACGTCGCCGAGGCCATCGACGACGACACCAAGGCGGTTTTTCTGGAGAGTATCGGCAATCCCAAGAACAATGTCGATGATTTCAGGGCCATCGCCGATATCGCCCATGGTCGGGGAGTGCCTCTTATCGTTGACAATACCGTGACCACGCCCATGCTTTTTCGGCCCATCGAGCATGGAGCCGATATCGTCTGTTACAGCCTGACCAAGTTCATCGGCGGTCACGGTACCAGCATCGGCGGCGCGGTGGTCGACAGCGGCCGTTTCGACTGGTCGAGCGGACGTTTTGCCGAGTTCACCACGCCCGACCCAAGCTATCACGGCCTGCTCTATCACGAAGCTTTGGGTAATTTGGCCTACATTCTGAAGATGCGCCTCACCCTGCTGCGCGACATGGGGCCGTGCCTGTCGCCTTTCAACAGTTTTCTATTCCTGCAAGGGCTTGAAACCCTGCATGTGCGCATGCCTCGCCATTGTGAAAACGCCCTCGGCGTGGCGCGTTTCCTGGAAAAACATCCGCAGGTTTCCTGGGTCAATTATCCCGGCCTGGAGAGCCACCCCGACTACGCCCGCGCCCAAAGTTATCTACCCAAGGGTCAGGGGGCGATTCTCGGTTTCGGCATCAAGGGCGGCGCCGGCGCCGGAGCCAAGTTCATCGACAGCGTCAAGCTCGCCAGCCACCTGGCCAACATCGGCGATGCCAAGACCCTGGTGATCCACCCGGCCTCGACCACGCACCAGCAGCTCTCCGCCGAGGCGCAGTCGGCCGCGGGCGTCACGCCCGACTTCGTGCGGGTGTCGGTGGGTCTGGAAGATCTTGACGACATTCTGGCCGATCTCGACCAGGCGCTGCGAGCCGCCGGCTAA